One window of the Chryseotalea sp. WA131a genome contains the following:
- a CDS encoding N-6 DNA methylase: MLQDYLKKIADTTAQGDAREESYYGNLASLIEAFAESIGRKKIQITILPKKTEAGNPDFRIWDGQQSIVGYIEAKKPGENLDVIEDGIQLKRYRGVFPNLILTDFYEFRLYRNGQLIDKVSIGRPFIAKKLKSVPPVENEEKFLALLNKYFSFTLPKVFTAESLASELAKRTRFLRDEVVTIELEEEQKGKGPLYGFYTAFKKYLIADLKEDGFADIYSQTITYGLFAARTRANGKFNRKLAFDLIPQTIGILRDVFQFISLGKKLPVGMEVAIDDIAEVLQAADVSSILHEYYRKGKGEDPIVHFYETFLNIYDPATREKRGVYYTPEPVVKYIVRAIHDLLKTHFDLHDGLASKEVTLLDPAGGTLTFPAEAIKLAVKEFTSKYGDGGLNQFFQNHILKHYFAFELMMAPYAIGHIKIAFLLEELGYKMKDGDRFNLFLTNTLDMEDLAQTEIPGLESLSDESHQAGKVKRHDPILVILGNPPYSGHSATKNDWTEKLLKEDIDGAQSYYKVDGEPLGEKNPKWLQDDYVKFLRFSQWKIHKAGHGIVGMITNHSYLDNPTFRGMRQSLMNTFNEIYIIDLHGNGLKKETTPEGGKDENVFDIRQGVSIFIGIKEKDKKGCKVFADDLFGLRKEKYGWLEDAKFSKKNYEVVKPTNPSYFLKKDNTKDIKEFLEWPLLDSIFPIYNTGIVTKRDGLAIAPEKNELLNKISTFKNKTLSDEEVSNIFNLPLKDNDKWDIAKSRAELTKEVNLVDFVKPISYRPFQTAQIFYHDYIVARKVESVMSNMLNNNLGLVSGKNWASVGSKVYDLAFITENIIDLNFYRRGGTVLFPLYIYKKEDKRKIAHSMMLFEPEEKYGSDGKRPNISKIITEHLSISYKKKFGSRELTPEHILHYCYGILHCNFYRDTYAEFLKFDFPRIPFTGNHKLFLRIAELGNELVHLHLVKHKSISKTVAKYRGKGDDKILKLKYDEENSFLYINERNYFEGISNEVWNYTVGGYQVLDKYLKGIEDKLMKDPALFCKVIAAITHTIEIQQKLDSLFKQIEFIKIKL, from the coding sequence GAAAGCATTGGGCGAAAGAAAATCCAGATCACAATATTGCCCAAGAAAACCGAGGCGGGTAATCCCGACTTTCGTATTTGGGATGGGCAGCAAAGCATAGTAGGTTATATCGAAGCTAAGAAACCGGGCGAAAACCTCGATGTGATTGAAGATGGAATTCAACTAAAGCGCTATCGCGGAGTATTTCCAAATTTAATCTTGACAGATTTTTATGAGTTTAGGCTTTACCGAAATGGCCAGTTGATCGACAAGGTCTCCATTGGCCGCCCGTTTATTGCAAAAAAATTAAAGAGCGTTCCGCCTGTTGAAAATGAAGAGAAATTTCTGGCGCTCCTTAACAAATATTTTTCTTTTACACTCCCCAAAGTATTTACTGCGGAATCGCTTGCTAGCGAATTGGCCAAGCGAACTCGCTTCTTGCGCGATGAGGTAGTAACTATTGAACTAGAGGAAGAGCAAAAAGGCAAAGGGCCGCTTTACGGATTTTACACCGCGTTCAAAAAATACCTGATTGCCGACTTAAAAGAAGATGGCTTTGCCGACATCTATAGCCAGACCATTACCTACGGTTTGTTTGCTGCTCGTACCCGAGCGAATGGAAAGTTCAATCGAAAATTGGCGTTTGATTTAATCCCTCAAACCATTGGCATTTTGCGCGATGTGTTTCAGTTTATATCGCTTGGCAAAAAGTTACCGGTGGGCATGGAGGTAGCCATTGACGATATTGCCGAAGTGCTGCAAGCTGCGGATGTAAGCAGCATTTTGCATGAGTATTACCGAAAGGGCAAGGGCGAAGACCCCATCGTTCACTTCTACGAAACGTTTCTAAATATTTACGACCCCGCAACCCGCGAAAAGCGCGGTGTGTACTACACGCCTGAGCCTGTAGTAAAATACATTGTGCGCGCCATCCACGATTTATTGAAAACCCATTTCGATTTGCATGATGGCCTGGCCAGCAAAGAAGTAACGCTGCTAGACCCTGCTGGCGGCACGCTCACGTTCCCAGCCGAAGCCATTAAGTTGGCCGTGAAAGAATTTACAAGCAAGTATGGCGATGGCGGCCTAAACCAATTCTTCCAAAACCACATACTTAAACACTACTTTGCTTTTGAGCTAATGATGGCTCCCTACGCCATTGGTCATATAAAAATTGCTTTTTTGTTGGAAGAGCTGGGCTACAAAATGAAGGACGGTGATCGCTTCAATTTGTTTCTTACCAACACGCTTGATATGGAAGATTTGGCGCAGACCGAAATACCTGGCCTGGAAAGTTTGAGTGACGAAAGCCACCAAGCCGGTAAAGTAAAACGCCACGACCCAATTCTGGTGATACTGGGCAACCCACCCTACAGCGGCCACTCAGCTACTAAAAATGATTGGACAGAAAAGTTATTGAAAGAGGATATTGACGGAGCGCAGAGCTATTACAAAGTTGATGGCGAGCCGCTCGGAGAAAAAAATCCCAAATGGTTGCAAGACGATTACGTTAAGTTCCTCCGCTTTTCGCAATGGAAAATACATAAAGCGGGGCATGGTATTGTAGGCATGATTACCAATCACAGTTATTTGGATAACCCCACGTTCCGCGGAATGCGCCAAAGTTTGATGAACACCTTCAATGAAATTTACATCATTGATTTGCACGGCAACGGCCTAAAAAAAGAAACCACCCCAGAAGGCGGCAAAGACGAAAACGTGTTTGATATACGCCAAGGTGTTTCAATTTTCATTGGCATAAAAGAGAAAGACAAAAAAGGTTGTAAAGTTTTTGCCGATGATTTATTCGGCTTGCGCAAAGAAAAATACGGTTGGCTTGAGGATGCAAAATTCTCAAAAAAAAATTACGAAGTAGTAAAGCCAACAAATCCTTCTTATTTTTTAAAAAAGGACAACACGAAAGATATTAAAGAGTTCTTAGAGTGGCCTTTACTTGACAGTATTTTTCCGATTTATAATACTGGAATTGTCACAAAAAGAGATGGATTAGCAATAGCTCCCGAAAAGAACGAGCTACTAAACAAGATAAGTACTTTTAAAAATAAAACCCTTAGTGATGAAGAGGTTTCAAACATATTTAACCTCCCATTGAAAGATAACGATAAATGGGATATCGCTAAATCACGTGCGGAGCTAACTAAAGAGGTAAATCTAGTTGATTTTGTTAAGCCTATTTCATATCGACCATTTCAGACGGCTCAAATTTTTTATCATGATTATATAGTTGCGCGTAAGGTTGAATCGGTAATGTCAAATATGCTGAATAATAATTTAGGGTTAGTAAGTGGAAAAAATTGGGCTTCTGTAGGTTCGAAGGTTTATGATTTGGCTTTCATAACTGAAAACATCATTGATTTAAACTTCTATCGAAGAGGAGGTACTGTGCTATTCCCTCTTTACATATACAAAAAGGAAGATAAAAGAAAAATTGCTCATAGCATGATGCTTTTTGAGCCTGAAGAAAAATACGGAAGTGACGGAAAACGTCCAAACATTAGCAAAATCATTACCGAACACCTATCGATTTCTTATAAAAAGAAATTTGGATCAAGAGAATTAACGCCTGAGCATATACTTCATTACTGCTACGGAATTTTGCATTGTAATTTTTATCGTGATACGTATGCTGAATTCTTAAAATTTGATTTCCCGCGTATACCTTTTACCGGGAATCATAAGTTATTTTTGCGAATAGCGGAATTGGGCAATGAGCTTGTTCATCTTCATCTGGTAAAGCATAAATCTATCAGCAAAACTGTAGCAAAGTATAGAGGAAAGGGGGATGATAAAATTTTGAAATTGAAATATGACGAAGAAAATAGTTTTCTATATATTAATGAAAGAAATTATTTCGAGGGAATTTCTAATGAGGTTTGGAATTATACTGTGGGTGGATACCAAGTATTGGATAAGTATCTAAAAGGTATAGAGGATAAATTGATGAAAGACCCGGCTCTTTTTTGTAAAGTTATTGCAGCAATAACACATACGATTGAAATTCAACAAAAACTGGATTCACTATTTAAGCAAATCGAATTCATAAAAATTAAACTATGA